CCAGTACGCTCTCCGTAATTCGTGCACTCCGATACCTGCGCGGAGCAGGATGGAATACAGGCTGCAACAGATGCAAGCTGCTCAGGCGCTCAGGTACACGTTCCCACACTTTGGCGGCCAATAATCCGCCGAAGGAATGACCCACAAGGTTGATCGGTGTTTCAAAAGTTTGGATCGCTTGTACTAGCGATTCGATGTAACCCTCCAGTACATCCTCCTGATGATGGTAAGGAGATCGCCCAAACCCGGGGAGATCTACCAGGCAAACGGAGGATTCCGGAAACTGCTCGGCCAGTGGTATCAAGCAATCCGCCCCGCTCAAAGTACCGTGAACAAACACCATCGGAGGATTTTCATTTTCCACCCTTCGCTCCAGTGTAGCCAAAGGCCCGCGCCTGCTGCGGACAAATCCATCTGTATCCGTGCGGGAATGTGCAATTCTGAAATCAAGGTCCGTAATGACAAATGGGAAAACATCCGTATTTACCGCCTGTGTCAATCCGAATTTACGCTGAACTCCCCGCGTCGCATCCAATGGATAGTCCACATCCACAATAAAATCAAGTGACTCCTTTGGAATACCCAGCTTTCGTCCCAATGGAGTGCCTAAGATGCTGGATAGCCAAGCGGGTGAAATGGAGCCCCATGGTTTTGGAACTCGAAGCTCCTTCGCCATATTCGTTCCCAGTTCCATCATCGTTGGGCTCTGTTGCCTTTCATCCATTAGGTAGTATGTTTCACTGACAGGGTGTGTCTCCTTGGCAAGCACGCTGATGAATTCGGCTGCATGATCTACGTGAACCATAGGAAGCCAATGGGACTTGCCCCCTGGAATAAGACCCGTGAGCTTGCGCGCTGTAGAAGCCACAAGTATGCCAAGCCCACCGGTTTGAGGCGTATTCCCGTGCGCCGAGTCACCAATGACCACGCTCAAATGGATAACCGACAGCGGAAATCCTTCTTTGTGCGCTCCCTGACGGATACGCAAATCAGCCAGGAATTTCATGCGCTCGTAAGGAGGCGCATGTTCCAAATGAGCAATGACAGGCTCCGGGGCATTCCAGTTATGATGATTAAAAGGGCTTTTGAATCCAACCAAATGGATAAAATGTCGCAACCCCTTGCTTGCATGAATATGTGCAGCCAACGTCAGCAGCTCTTCTGCTGCTTGCAAAAAAGCGCCTCTCGCCTCCTCCTCTCCCAGCAATATGTCCATCGGTCCTCCTGCGTGAATCACCACATCTGCTGTCTCAACCCGCTTCCTGTCAGAAGAACTCAGCCCCAGAGCAGGTGCACTTAAGTCACCAATAACCGGCGTTAACTTCCCCGTATGCCATGCGGTCTCCAGATTCATTTGCCTGCATATTTGTTCCCACTTCTTCAGCGAGCGAACAAGAACGGTAACGGTATGGTCCTCCCGGGAAAGTTGCTGCAGCGTATGCATGCCGATAAAACCTGTACCGCCCGTGATCAAGATATGTGCCATAAATATAACCTGCTTTCTATATTTTTTAGTACCATACAGTGCTAATCATGATGAAAAAAAATCACTTTAGCAGAAACGCTAAAGTCATTTTTAAATTTACAAGTATGCCCGGGTCTTGACCTGCATGTTGTAAAAAGAGTGCGCCTTCGATAGCTGAGACAATGAATTCAGCCGTCGATCTGGCAGGAAGTTCAGCCCGAATCTCCAAACTCTCCATCCCCTCGTTCAACAACGCTTCCACCGTGGTGATTTGGCTTTGAAAAAATCGGCTCACTTTCTCTCGAAACAAGGGAATATCCTGAGGCATTTGCGTGTACAGAGTAATAAAGGGACAGCCGCCCAAATAATCTGTCTCTTGTTGAGTCAGCAATTGAAGAAGGGTCTCCAGACGTTCCTGCACGGATTGATCCTTACGTGAAACAACCTCAAAAATCAGCTCGCTATACGTTCGAATCAGTTGGTCCAGAATAGCTGACAGCAGCTCTTCCTTGCTTTTAAAATAATAGTAAATGTTCGTTTTGGATACATTGCTGACAGCCACAATTTCGTCCATGCTTGTTGTATGATAGCCTTTAGTGAGAAACAATGAAGTCGCAATGCTCAGAACAACATCCCGATTGGTCGTTTTATTTTTTTTCATCATAATTAGCACTATACGGTACTAAAACATACTTGTCAAACTTCACTTGTATTTGTCTGCCCCAAAATATTAGTTTTCGGCCAGCACCCGGTCACCTCTAGTCGCAGGCTGAGAGATCACCAAAAACTCAACATCCTCATTCGTTTCATTAAACATCTGATGAGCGATCAAAGGAGGAATCTCACAGCCTTCCTGAGATCCTAACTGAATTCGTTCGCCGTCCACTTCAAGTATCGCTGTACCTGATAAAATAAAGAAAAATTGACGGGCATGATGGTGATAATGTCTGACCTCGTGTGTATTGCCAGGCATACGCTCATGGATAATGCTCAAATCTTTATGATTCACCAAACGCCAACCATCACATTGATCTCCCCATATATAGTGTTCAGCATTGCTTTTGCTTACTTTCAAATTGAATTCCTCCTTCTTTTTGCAGCTACTGCTTCATTTTAAACGTGAGCTTATACGACTACAATCCTATTGTTGCTATATATTCACCTCGATAATTTCCTCCAGCTTAATCCAGCTAAAGTCCTCTTCTCCGCGGGACAGCTTTACTTCTCGCCGACTCGTGTTAATCACCGTTACAAGCCCACATAACTCCTCGTCATCAAACGGATTAAATACCCGCAGCGTAATAGACTTCCGTTCATTATAGGAAATGATAAGGGCCTGTTCAATCTGCCACATTTCCTGATCGTCCAGTGTCGGCTTGTCACGTCTGCCCTGCTCCTTCATTAGTCTCAGATACGCATCCCGATGCTCAGGCAAGATCATGCGCGAGCTTTCCCATATGCCATTCCCTTCAAGCTTTTTCCCCATCGTAAACGCCTCCTATGCTGTTTGGGTTACAGGATGCCATGCCAGTACATGGTCTAATCGAAAAACGCGTGGCTGGCCTGTCAGTAAACAGGCAGCCCGTATCAAACCATTTTGCACACGATGCACCTCAATGCGCCGATGAGACAGTTTGCCCTTTCGGTCCATATACACGATTTCCACGATCTGCCCCACGTATTTTTCCAGCATGATCCTTCACTCCTTATCAGAACGTTTGTTTGTATTATATGCGAACATGCGTTTGATTATCAATGTAAAAAATCCCCTGAGGGATTTGACTCTCTCAAGGGATTTTGATACCTGGAAATTATGCAATGGCATATATAGCTTTAAAATTCATAGGTGGACAGCTTAATATCCTCTTTATTCAAATCTTTTAACGGATAAACAGGTCCATTCCAATAAGTCAAAATATCAACGGGCTTACTCGTGCCATTTTTTTTTAAAGTAAGAGCCAGCTCAAGCAACAAATGAGGAAGCTGATAAGAGCTTGTTATAAACTGCACCTCTTCCGGACTTTCACAGTCCTCTGCTCGATAGAACACAAAGTACCCCTCGGTTTGATCCCCCATAAGTACAATATAACGAGCCAGAAACATAATTTCACCACTGGAAAAAGGAATGGAATACGTCGAAGCAGGAATCAAATCCGTCTCTAATCCCTCTATACGCACCGTAAGCTCATTGTTAAGAGCATCCATTCTATCTCTATGTTCGCTTATGAGCTGTTCATAATTTAGAGGAACAAGCCCTCCATTCCTGATCGTAGTGATCAGTTCATCTATAAATACTTTTTGAGACAATACCCGATTGCTCATCTTCTTCATCTCCATATTCGTGAAAATAACCATGGACTTCTTATTTCAAATTGTTCAATTTTTATGTATTAAAATCTGTATTTATTAACTATCAAGCATTTTTGAGACTGCATTTACGACCCTTTCCATCTCAAATGGCTTAACAATAAAGTCTTTTGCGCCTGCCTGAAATGCTTTTATAATCGCTTCGTGCTGACCCAAAGCAGAACACATTAAAATATTGGCTTTTGGATCAAGCTCGGCAATTTTTTTAACGGCCTCAAGTCCATCCATCTTAGGCATATTGATATCCATGGTGATTAAGTCTGGACGAAAGTGCGCGTATTTCAACACAGCATCATACCCATTTTCTGCCTCTGCAATTACAGAGTGACCTAAATCCAAAAAAATATCTTTAAGCACAGATCGCATAAATAAAGAATCATCCACTATTATAACTGTTGCCAAAATAATCGCTCCAATCCGTTGTAGGTTACGTACACACTTAAGTTTCAATATCGGTGAAAAAACGAGCAATATTAATAGAAAAAATCTGTAAAAACAAAAACGCTACCATTGAATTATAAAAGCAATTGGAAACTAGCTACCATAGAATTAGTTTTCAAAAAATCGTTTCACAATGACGTAATTCGTTCCTGTAGGGTAAAGATCACAAAGTACTAGGTATTCAGTGAAACCTTAGTACTATTTTAAAAAGTTACCTATCGATGCCATCCGGATGTGCAGTGGCACGATAAGTAACTTTTAAATTCAGCTTATATAGACATAAAAAACTGACGTCAGTATACTTCCAACGTCAGTTTTTAACTATTCCTTTAAAGTCTGTTTATTCATTCAGAGCTTTCTTCAAAGCCTCCAGATTGTTTTTCATCACACCAAGGTAGTCCAGGTTGTTCTGTTTGTCTTCATCTGTCAGTCCTTCGAGCGGATTCAGAACATCCGTTTTGGCACCGATTTCAGTGGCTACGGTCTGAGCCACCTTTGGATCTACGAGGGTTTCAAAGAAAATGGTTTTTACATTGTTTGCTTTGGAAAACTTGATGATACCTGCCAGTTTGTCCGGTGTAGGCTCTTGCTCGGGAGAAAGTCCGGCAATCGGCACTTGAGTCAAACCATATTGCTTGGCCAAATAACCAAAAGCAGCATGCTGTGTAATAAAGTCTTTGCGTTTTGCATCCTTCAGACCTGCTTTGAACGCTGTATCCAGCTCTTTCAGCTTGGCGATATAAGCATCAGCGTTTTTTTCGTAATCGGCTTTATTGGCAGGATCGGCTTTTACAAGACCCGCTTCAATAGACTCTACTTCCTTTTGCGCCAATACAGGATCAAGCCATACATGAGGGTCCAGCACATGATCGTGATCATGGCCTTCCTCTGCGTGTGCTTCGCCTTCTTCCTCCTCAGCAGTACCTTCCATCAGGTTTAGCCCTTTACTCGCTTCAACTACAACACGCTTGTCATTGGCTGCGCTGCTCAAAGCCTGCTCTGCCCAGCCTTCGACGATACCGTTATAGACAAATACGTTAGCGTCCTTGATCTGTGCCATATCCTTGGCGCTCGGTTCCCAGTCATGGGGTTCCGCACCAGCAGGAATCAGGGCCGTTACGTTCGCATGGTCTCCGGCAACCTGTCTTGTAAATTCATACATCGGATAAAAAGTGGTGACCACGTTCAGCTTGTTACCACTTTGTGCCGTACCCGGCTCGGTTGGGGAAGCATTTGTAGCTGTATGATCAGATTGGGCTCCACAGCCGGACAAAATAAGTGCCAGTCCCGCAGACAAAACAAATGATTTTTTGAACCATGCATTCATGTTCATAACTCCTTTATCCCTGTATATTTTAGTTACTATTTTTAATTGCTCTCACTGCGTGCCGTATTTTTCCGCCCGGAAGCCTGCTGCTTGCTCAGCTTGCGAACCAGCTTATGAATACCAACTCCCAAGATCAGGAATAATAACAGCACCATGGCAATGGTCCCTCCTGGGGGCGTGCTCAGCTCATACGAGGCAGTTAACCCCATAAATACGCCGATCAAGGCAGTTACCATAGATATCCAGATGGCTGCCGCGAAGCTCGGTGCAATTCGTATGGCCAGCGCAGCAGGGAGCACGATTAGTGAGGAGACAAGCAGCACACCGACAATCGGCATGGCGGCAGCTACAATCATCCCTGTCAAAATACTAAACGCAAATGAAATGGACTTGACGGGAAGACCATTGGTTTTCGCTGTTTCTTCATCAAAGGTAATTTGGTACAAGGGGCGCCGGAAGACGAAAAAGAAGATGCCTCCGATCACAGCCACTACGATCATCAACATCAATTCTGTCTGATTGACCGCTACTACCGAACCGAACAAATAAGCGGAAAACCCTTTATTAATGCTCTGATTCAGATTCATTAAAATAACAGCCGTCGATAAACCGCCGACCATAATAATAGCCACAGAGATCTCACTATACGTTTTATAGGACCTGCGGACATATTCAACGATAATCGCGCCGATCACAGCTACAATAAAACCGGTAATCGTTGGGTTCATGCCCAAATAGGCACCCGCTGCCACCCCTGCCAGCGATACATGCGAAAGCATGTCCGCCATCAGAGCCTGACGCCGCAGCATCAGGTACACTCCAAGCACCGAGGCCAGCAGCGCAATTACCCCACCGGCACAAAATGCCCGCTGCATGAAGTCGTAGTGCAGCATTTCCATCCGCCATCTTCCTTCCTCTCAAGCTCAATAATACGATCCAAATAATGTTGCACTTCCGATAGTCCATGCGTGACCATGACCACCGTTCTTCCATATTCCTTGACCTGCTGATTCATCAAGTCATAGAAATGATGGCGGCTTTCCTGATCCATACCTGTTGTAGGCTCATCCAAAATAAGCAAATCCGATTCCTGGGCGAGCGCGCGTGCAACACAAATGCGCTGCTTCTGTCCACCGGACAATTCGCCAATCTTACGATGGCGCAAATCCCACATCCCTACCTGACGAAGCGCCTGCTCTGTCAAGGCATGATCCTCAGGCCGCATACGGCGCAGCCAGGAGCCATGCGTGTATCTTCCTGAACGGACAAATTCCAGAATCGTGCTTGGAAAACCACCATTGAAGGCAGCGATTTGTTGCGATACAAATCCAACAACGAGCTTCTTGCCTTCACCTGTGCGGTCAGACATAAACACCTTGCCCTGCCAAGGCTGAAGCAAACCCAGCAACAGCTTAAGCATGGTTGATTTGGAAGCACCATTCGGTCCGGTAATTGCCACAAATTCTCCGGAAAAAATTTCAACATTGGCATCCACCAAGTTAGGAACATCTCCGTAGCCAAAAGTGACTTGTTCCAATGAGGCCAATAACATGACGCAAATCTCCCTTTCCTTTAAAAAGCCTGGAGCCACCCAAGCAATCATCATTGCGCAGATTCTCCAGGTCGTTTATGATCATTAAACCATCTACCGTAATTATTACGATTTGGTATTAAAAAAAGAAGCGCTCGATAAACGTAACCTTTACGCATTAGCAAGTTTAACAGTTTGGGCAAGGTTCGTCAATGCTTTGACAACTCTTTTGTTTGTTTACTTCACTTTGTCCGGGTACAGACCTGCAGCCAAGGTTCTCAATGCAATCGGTGCGCGTATGCCTTCAGCCGCTGCAGACAGGGGCAGTACTATAAAACGTTTGTTTTTGATCGCTTCCACACCTGCCAGTGCAGGCTTGCTCAGAAGCAGCTTCTCCTTATCCTCCAGTGAAGTGTCTCCGTAGTCCAGAATGACAATGACGTCAGGGTTGCGGCTCACAACCTCTTCCCAGCTTACCTCTGCAAAACTTTTGTTGACATCACCAAAAATATTTTTCGCCTTTACGCTTTTAATCAATGAAGTCAGATAATTATTGGCAGCCGTAAAAGGCTTATCTTCGCCGCTGTCATAGACAAACACCTTCGGTGCCTTCTCTACAGTACCAATTTGAGTCTGAATGGACTGCACTTGTTTACGAATGTCACCTACCAGCTTGTCTGCCCGGTCCTCAACCCGGAAAATGCGTCCAATATTTAGTATATCCAGATATACATCTTCTAACGTTGGGCCCGGCTTATTGGATGATTCCTGTACATAGGTCGCCACTCCCTGCTCGGCAAGCTCCTCACGGGAACCAAGATTTTTATCATTAAAGGCGCTCTTCCAGCCCGCATAGGCAAAATCCGGCGCAGCAGCCATAAATACCTCTTTAGACGGATACTGCTTGGCCAGTACCGGGATTTTCTCATATTGAGCCTTATATTCCGGCAAAATCTGATCATCCAAATACGCAGTTCCTACCATAGAGGACTCCAGTCCAAGGGCCAGCATCACCTCTGTTGCGTGCTGGTTTAGTGTAACTGCACGTTTGGGGGCTTCGGGAAATATCATCTTGACCCCCATATTCTCGAGTTCTACCGACGCCTTACTGTTCTCCGATTGCAATGAGGCAGGCTGCTGTCCGTTTGTAACTGAATCGGTTGTTTGAGCTGTGTTTCCTGATCCACAAGCAGATAGCAGCAGTACCGCCGCCAAAGCAAGCATCGTCAAGGATATTGCGCGCTTGCTATATTTTTTCATATGTACCGTCCCCTCTTTCATTTGCAGTTTATCTTACCTCATCGTATCGCCTTTTCAGTTAGCGTCATGGATGGCCTCCTCTCGCCTGAGAGAATCCGGTAAAAAGGTAATATTCGGCTTCCCGGTTTTCGGATGGATACAGACTTCCGTCTCCACTCCGAAGACACTGCGCAGCAGGTTCGGCTGAAGTATATCCTCTGTGATACCGGAAGCAACCACCTTGCCCTCTTGTAATACATACATTCGGTCACAATACAAAGCCGCCAAATTCAAATCATGCAACGCGGCGAGCGTAGTTACCTGAAGCGCTTTGACCAAATCAAGAATTTGCAGCTGATACCGGATATCCAGATGATTCGTCGGCTCATCCAGCATGAGAAAATTCGCCTGTCCGGCCAGCGCTCTGGCAATCAGCACCCGTTGTTTTTCACCACCGGACAAGGTAGCAAAGCTCTGCTCGGCCTGAGTGTCCATACCTACCCGCTTCAATGCCTGTTCTACCAATTCATAATCGACAGCGGTATCCGCCTCCAGCAGCTTTTTATGTGGATGGCGGCCCATCAAGACGATGTCCCGTACTGAAAAATCAAACGTCTGAGGTGCATCCTGACTCACCACCGCCATTTGCCGGGCCGTTTCCTTGTACTTCATCCTCAGCATATCCCGGCCATCCAGTGTGATCCATCCGTTGTCAGGCTTTAGCACACGGTACATATTTTTGAGCAGCGTCGATTTGCCGCTGCCGTTCGGACCGATCAGACCGACCAGCTCTCCCTTTTGGACCTGAAGACAGATGTCATCGATCAACTGCTTATCGTGAATACTGAAGGTCACGTGCTTAACTTCTACATTCATTTTTCGCCTCCAAATGAATAGGAACTACGCCGCAGCAGCCACACAAAAAAGGGTCCTCCGCAAACGGCTGTCACAATGCCGATCGGCAGCTCTTGCGGAGCCAGCACGAGCCGAGCACATACGTCTGCCCATACCACAAAGATCGCTCCCGCCAACAGACTGACGGGCAAAACACGTCGATGATCCGATCCCACCATCAGCCTGACGATATGCGGAATCATCAGCCCTACGAAGCCAATGGAGCCACTAACCGCTACAACCGCTCCGGTTAGAAGCGAGGCGACAATAACGAGAAGCACGCGAAACGTCTGTACGTTCACACCGAGCGTCACTGCTGCCTCTTCGCCTGTCAGCAAAGCATTCAGTGAGCGGTATTGAGTCAGCAGAACTATCGTTCCGGCAGCTATAATGAGGGTCGGAATAAGAAGCGTATCCCACTGCGCACCTGCCAGACTGCCCATCATCCAATACATCGCATCACGGATACCCTTTTCATTGGGAGCCATCGTAACGATAAAGCTGGTCACAGCCGACAGCATCATGGACACCGCTACGCCTGCCAGCAGTAATCGCGTCGTCGATATCCGTCCGGCCACACGGGCTAATCCGAACACCATAAGCATCGCTGCAAGCGAACCTAAAAAAGCAGACAAAGGCAGCGCAAACCGTCCAAGGATACCAAAGGCTCCAAACACAATAACCAGCGTCGCTGTAACAGAAGCCCCGGACGAGACTCCTAAAATATAGGGGTCTGCCAACGAATTGCGAATTAATGCCTGAATAGCC
This DNA window, taken from Paenibacillus kribbensis, encodes the following:
- a CDS encoding metal ABC transporter permease — translated: MEMLHYDFMQRAFCAGGVIALLASVLGVYLMLRRQALMADMLSHVSLAGVAAGAYLGMNPTITGFIVAVIGAIIVEYVRRSYKTYSEISVAIIMVGGLSTAVILMNLNQSINKGFSAYLFGSVVAVNQTELMLMIVVAVIGGIFFFVFRRPLYQITFDEETAKTNGLPVKSISFAFSILTGMIVAAAMPIVGVLLVSSLIVLPAALAIRIAPSFAAAIWISMVTALIGVFMGLTASYELSTPPGGTIAMVLLLFLILGVGIHKLVRKLSKQQASGRKNTARSESN
- a CDS encoding metal ABC transporter substrate-binding protein — its product is MNAWFKKSFVLSAGLALILSGCGAQSDHTATNASPTEPGTAQSGNKLNVVTTFYPMYEFTRQVAGDHANVTALIPAGAEPHDWEPSAKDMAQIKDANVFVYNGIVEGWAEQALSSAANDKRVVVEASKGLNLMEGTAEEEEGEAHAEEGHDHDHVLDPHVWLDPVLAQKEVESIEAGLVKADPANKADYEKNADAYIAKLKELDTAFKAGLKDAKRKDFITQHAAFGYLAKQYGLTQVPIAGLSPEQEPTPDKLAGIIKFSKANNVKTIFFETLVDPKVAQTVATEIGAKTDVLNPLEGLTDEDKQNNLDYLGVMKNNLEALKKALNE
- a CDS encoding FecCD family ABC transporter permease, producing the protein MTSGTSSVYPSKHNSRTHIAGKSALGFTTILLLLAAGLVLSVTVAVMLGPVAVAPGTVWRIALSHLPWLDQWLPVTWTRPEEYIVWEIRFPRVLLGVIVGGGLAVTGAAIQALIRNSLADPYILGVSSGASVTATLVIVFGAFGILGRFALPLSAFLGSLAAMLMVFGLARVAGRISTTRLLLAGVAVSMMLSAVTSFIVTMAPNEKGIRDAMYWMMGSLAGAQWDTLLIPTLIIAAGTIVLLTQYRSLNALLTGEEAAVTLGVNVQTFRVLLVIVASLLTGAVVAVSGSIGFVGLMIPHIVRLMVGSDHRRVLPVSLLAGAIFVVWADVCARLVLAPQELPIGIVTAVCGGPFFVWLLRRSSYSFGGEK
- a CDS encoding YolD-like family protein, translating into MGKKLEGNGIWESSRMILPEHRDAYLRLMKEQGRRDKPTLDDQEMWQIEQALIISYNERKSITLRVFNPFDDEELCGLVTVINTSRREVKLSRGEEDFSWIKLEEIIEVNI
- a CDS encoding TetR/AcrR family transcriptional regulator, which gives rise to MKKNKTTNRDVVLSIATSLFLTKGYHTTSMDEIVAVSNVSKTNIYYYFKSKEELLSAILDQLIRTYSELIFEVVSRKDQSVQERLETLLQLLTQQETDYLGGCPFITLYTQMPQDIPLFREKVSRFFQSQITTVEALLNEGMESLEIRAELPARSTAEFIVSAIEGALFLQHAGQDPGILVNLKMTLAFLLK
- a CDS encoding ABC transporter ATP-binding protein, producing MNVEVKHVTFSIHDKQLIDDICLQVQKGELVGLIGPNGSGKSTLLKNMYRVLKPDNGWITLDGRDMLRMKYKETARQMAVVSQDAPQTFDFSVRDIVLMGRHPHKKLLEADTAVDYELVEQALKRVGMDTQAEQSFATLSGGEKQRVLIARALAGQANFLMLDEPTNHLDIRYQLQILDLVKALQVTTLAALHDLNLAALYCDRMYVLQEGKVVASGITEDILQPNLLRSVFGVETEVCIHPKTGKPNITFLPDSLRREEAIHDAN
- a CDS encoding cupin domain-containing protein, with translation MKVSKSNAEHYIWGDQCDGWRLVNHKDLSIIHERMPGNTHEVRHYHHHARQFFFILSGTAILEVDGERIQLGSQEGCEIPPLIAHQMFNETNEDVEFLVISQPATRGDRVLAEN
- a CDS encoding metal ABC transporter ATP-binding protein yields the protein MLLASLEQVTFGYGDVPNLVDANVEIFSGEFVAITGPNGASKSTMLKLLLGLLQPWQGKVFMSDRTGEGKKLVVGFVSQQIAAFNGGFPSTILEFVRSGRYTHGSWLRRMRPEDHALTEQALRQVGMWDLRHRKIGELSGGQKQRICVARALAQESDLLILDEPTTGMDQESRHHFYDLMNQQVKEYGRTVVMVTHGLSEVQHYLDRIIELERKEDGGWKCCTTTSCSGHFVPVG
- a CDS encoding ABC transporter substrate-binding protein, which gives rise to MKKYSKRAISLTMLALAAVLLLSACGSGNTAQTTDSVTNGQQPASLQSENSKASVELENMGVKMIFPEAPKRAVTLNQHATEVMLALGLESSMVGTAYLDDQILPEYKAQYEKIPVLAKQYPSKEVFMAAAPDFAYAGWKSAFNDKNLGSREELAEQGVATYVQESSNKPGPTLEDVYLDILNIGRIFRVEDRADKLVGDIRKQVQSIQTQIGTVEKAPKVFVYDSGEDKPFTAANNYLTSLIKSVKAKNIFGDVNKSFAEVSWEEVVSRNPDVIVILDYGDTSLEDKEKLLLSKPALAGVEAIKNKRFIVLPLSAAAEGIRAPIALRTLAAGLYPDKVK
- a CDS encoding response regulator, whose amino-acid sequence is MATVIIVDDSLFMRSVLKDIFLDLGHSVIAEAENGYDAVLKYAHFRPDLITMDINMPKMDGLEAVKKIAELDPKANILMCSALGQHEAIIKAFQAGAKDFIVKPFEMERVVNAVSKMLDS
- a CDS encoding alpha/beta fold hydrolase; this translates as MAHILITGGTGFIGMHTLQQLSREDHTVTVLVRSLKKWEQICRQMNLETAWHTGKLTPVIGDLSAPALGLSSSDRKRVETADVVIHAGGPMDILLGEEEARGAFLQAAEELLTLAAHIHASKGLRHFIHLVGFKSPFNHHNWNAPEPVIAHLEHAPPYERMKFLADLRIRQGAHKEGFPLSVIHLSVVIGDSAHGNTPQTGGLGILVASTARKLTGLIPGGKSHWLPMVHVDHAAEFISVLAKETHPVSETYYLMDERQQSPTMMELGTNMAKELRVPKPWGSISPAWLSSILGTPLGRKLGIPKESLDFIVDVDYPLDATRGVQRKFGLTQAVNTDVFPFVITDLDFRIAHSRTDTDGFVRSRRGPLATLERRVENENPPMVFVHGTLSGADCLIPLAEQFPESSVCLVDLPGFGRSPYHHQEDVLEGYIESLVQAIQTFETPINLVGHSFGGLLAAKVWERVPERLSSLHLLQPVFHPAPRRYRSARITESVLGRLSESGLRKQLLSQTCFESMEAIPPAYITYVLEELRSPRVKKTTAEALAMLTRADSFRFASKNLGPSFKEKVSIIWGMKDQIYKLPEPFHGLHTLHIPAAHHFPISQPEQTAHWLKQHMEQIADVLSGSVK